Within the Prevotella scopos JCM 17725 genome, the region TCTTAAGGACTTCGTTGCTAAAGAGGCAAAGCCTTTGCTATAGTCCAGATTCTATCAGAAGGCTTTTCATCATCACTTAAAACGTAACATTCATCATTCAATGAATATAGAAGGATTAGATTATAACACACAACGAGAACGACTAATACTGCCACAGTATGGGCGAGAGATACAAAACATGGTGGACTATGCTGTCGGCCTTCCTACAAAAGAGGAACGCCAGCGGTGTGCAGAAACTATTGTCTCCATTATGGATAGGATGAATGCTCAGAATCGTGGTAACTTTGATCACATGGAGAAGCTTTGGGATCATTTGGCATTGATGTCTAACTTCAAGTTGGATATTGACTATCCTTGTGATATGTCAGAAGCTTTGAAGATAGCTACAAAGCCTGAATCCATGACTTATCCGATGTCGAATATTCCAGTAAGGCACTATGGGAAACTATTGTTTGAAGCTTTTGAAGAGCTGAAGACAATGGAACCAGGAGATCGTCGGGATGCTTTTGTACGTTCTGTTGCTAATCAGATGAAACGAAGTCTTATGCAATGGGGACATGGCTCAAGTGATGATGAGAAGATAGCCTCTGATCTTGCTCGCTATACAGATGGCAAGATTCAGCTCGACCTTGATACTTTCAAGTTTGAGAAAATTAATACGAGGGAGTTTGCACAGCCTCGTAATAAGAAGAAAAAGTAAAATAACGACACATGGAATCCTTTATCATAGAAGGTGGACATCGGCTGAGTGGCACGATTGCTCCACAAGGTGCAAAGAATGAAGCCTTGGAGGTGATTTGCGCAACATTATTGACATCAGAAGAGGTTATCATACGTAATGTGCCTGATATCCTCGATGTGAACAATCTCATCAAACTCTTACAAGATATTGGAGTGAAGGTGAAGAAGCTTGCTCCTAATGAGTTTTCTTTCCAAGCAGACGAGGTAAACCTCGATTATTTGGAGAGTAGCGACTTTGTTAAGAAGTGCTCTTCTCTGCGTGGAAGTGTCTTGATGATTGGTCCTTTGTTGGGTCGTTTTGGTAAGGCTACGATAGCTAAGCCAGGTGGTGATAAGATTGGTCGTCGTCGTTTGGATACTCACTTCCTTGGATTCAAAAATCTTGGTGCACACTTTGGGCGTGTTGAAGATCGAGATGTATATGAGATACAGGCTGATAAACTTGTTGGTACTTATATGCTATTAGACGAGGCGTCTATTACGGGTACTGCTAATATCATCATGGCAGCAGTGTTAGCAGAAGGGACAACAACAATTTACAACGCAGCTTGTGAGCCATATATCCAGCAACTCTGTAAGATGCTAAATGCAATGGGTGCAAAGATTAGCGGTATTGCCAGTAACTTGATTACTATCGAGGGTGTGAAGGAATTGCATTCTGCTGACCATAGAATCCTGCCTGACATGATTGAGGTAGGCTCTTTCATTGGTATTGCTGCAATGATTGGTGATGGTGTTCGCATTAAGGATGTGTCCGTTCCTAACTTGGGATTGATACTCGACACCTTCCACCGTCTCGGTGTACAGATAATAGTAGATAATGACGACCTCATCATTCCACGTCAGGACCACTATGTGATAGACTCTTTCATTGATGGAACGATTATGACTATCAGTGATGCTCCATGGCCAGGATTGACTCCAGACCTTATCTCTGTGTTACTTGTTGTTGCTACACAGGCACAGGGTAGTGTACTTTTCCACCAGAAGATGTTTGAGAGTCGTTTGTTCTTTGTGGACAAACTCATTGACATGGGTGCACAGATAATCCTCTGTGATCCTCACCGTGCCGTAGTTGTTGGTCACGATAATGCTAAGAAACTTCGTGCGGGTCGTATGTCAAGTCCTGATATTCGTGCGGGTATTGCACTGCTTATCGCAGCACTAACAGCACAGGGAACAAGTCGTATTGATAATATAGTACAAATTGACCGAGGATATGAGAACATCGAAGGACGCCTCAATGCCCTTGGTGCAAAGATTCAGCGAGCAGAGGTTTGTTAGTCAATAGTATGATGTAAGTAGATATAAATGATAAAGAAGGAAGATGTCTATAAGATTGGGCGTATTGGGAAACCACATGGCGTACACGGAGAGTTGCAGTTGCAGTTCTCCGATGACATTTTTGATGTGGTAGATGCCGACTATCTAATATTGGACATTGACGGAATCCTTGTTCCTTTCTTTATGGAGGAATATCGGTTCCGTTCTGACGAGATAGCCCTGATGAAGTTTTGTGACATCGACAGCGATGCGCAAGCACGTGAATTGACAGGTTGTATCGTCTATTTTCCACGCAAGTTGGCGGAGGAAGGTACCGATGATGTGTCATGGGCGCAGATTGTAGGTTATTCCTTGATAGATGAAGCAACGAATAATGTGATTGGTAAGATTGTTGCTGTAGATGAAACAACTGTCAATACGCTCTTTGAGGTGAATACGCCTGAAGGCGAGGAAATACTCATTCCTGCCACTGACGAACTTATCGTTGCAACTGATACGGAAGCTCAGACTATCACGATGCGGATCCCAGCAGGATTGCTCGACCTATGATTCGCAGCATAAATTAAAAGAAGTAATGAAACAACAAATCTGTATATTAGGTTCAACAGGTAGCATTGGTACGCAAGCTCTTGATGTTATCAGTCAGCATCCTGACCTCTATGAGGCGTATGCGCTCACTGCCAACCATCGTTGGAAGGAACTTGCTGAACAGGCTCGTCGCTTTAATCCTGCAGCTGTTGTCATAGCTGATGAGACTTACTACGAGCCTTTGAAGCAAGAGTTGGCTGATATGCCTGATGTAAAGGTGTATGCAGGTAGCAAAGCTTTGGAGGATATCGTTGAGTCACCATCAATAGATATGGTACTCACAGCGATGGTTGGTTATTCGGGTCTTGCTCCAACAATCCACGCTATCAAAGCAAAGAAGAAGATATGTTTGGCAAACAAGGAGACACTTGTTGTTGCTGGAGAATTAATTCTGCAGTTGGCGCAGCAATATCATGTGCCTATTCTGCCTGTTGACAGTGAGCATAGTGCCATCTTCCAGAGTTTAGTTGGTGAGGATGCGAACGAGATAGAGAAGATTCTTCTCACTTGTTCAGGTGGTCCTTTCCGTACTTTTACCCATGAACAGTTGAAGCATGTCACTGCAGCCGATGCGCTCAAACACCCTACATGGGATATGGGGGCAAAGATTACCATCGACTCTGCATCTTTGATGAACAAAGGTTTCGAGGTGATAGAGGCTAAATGGCTCTTCGGTGTTCCAGCTGATAAGATACAAGTATTGGTTCATCCACAATCTATTGTTCACAGTGCGGTACAGTTTTGTGATGGTGGTGTGAAGGCACAGTTAGGTGTTCCAGATATGAGATTACCTATCCAATATGCCTTTTCGTTCCCACAGCGTCTGCCATTAAGGGGCGATAGGTTAGACTTCTTCCGTCAGCCGTTAGAGTTCTTTGAACCTGATGTGGAGAAGTTTAAGTGTTTAGCAATGGCATACGAAGCTATCAATAAGGGCGGTAATATGCCTTGTATTGTCAATGCTGCCAATGAGATTGTTAATGAAGGCTTCCGAAAGGATGCTTGTAGTTTCTTGGCAATGGGCGATATTATAGAGAAGACAATGCAAGCCGTTGCTTTTGATAGTAACCCCGACTATGATGTTTATGTGCAGACGGATGCTGAGGCACGCCGTGTAGCACTCGAGATTATGAATAATAAATAATGAATAGATAAACAATGGAAACATTTCTGATCAGATTGCTCCAGTTTGTTCTGGCAATCTCTCTGCTTGTCCTGCTGCATGAAGGAGGACACATGTTCTTTGCGAAGCTTTTCGGTGTTCGTGTTGAAAAGTTCTTCGTATTCTTCGATGTGGGTATCGGTAAGTGGAAAGGTAAACTCTTTAGTTGGAAACCTAAGAAAGACGATACGGAATATGGTATGGGTTGGTTGCCTCTTGGTGGCTACTGTAAGATATCTGGTATGATAGACGAAAGTTTCGATACCGACCAGATGAAGCAGGAACCACAGCCATGGGAATTCCGTTCTAAGCCTGCATGGCAACGTCTTTTGATTATGGTTGGTGGTGTTCTAGTCAACTTTGTCCTTGCCCTCTTCATCTACTCAATGGTTATGTTCGTTTGGGGCGATAGCTATTTCAAGGTCGCTGATATGAGTATGGGTATGCGTTTCAATGCAGAGGCAAAGGCACTGGGCTTCAAAGATCATGATGTAATGTTGGGAACTGACCAAGGTGCATTCCGTGAGTATGCTAATGTGAATGGTGACTTCTTTCGGCAGATAGCACAGGCAAAACGTGTCGATGTCCTTCGTCACGGTAAGAAGCATAGCATATCTCTGCCTGGTGATTTGGATATGCTGTCAATGATCAAGACGCGCCCTTTGTTTGCTGAACCTTTTATTCCAGCACAGGTTGACAGTGTGTTGGGGGATACGCCAGCAGCGAAAGCAGGTATCAAGGCAGGTGATCTTATTAAGTCTATCAATGGGAAACCTGTTGAAACTTGGTCGGATATGAACTATCAGACGGGTATCTTAAGTGATGTCTTGGCAGTGAAGAATACTCATAAAGACTCTCTTGCAGTCCGTTCTGTTGTGTTGACAATCCAACATAAGGGAGATACAAAACTCGACACACTAAAAATCATGATGACACCAGACTTAAAGTTGGGTGTTATGCAAGCTACGTTGGCTACTTATTATAAGCCAGTACAAGAGAACTACACCTTCTTTGAGAGTTTCCCAGCAGGTATCAAGCATGGTTGGAACGTGCTGCGTGGATATGTTGGTAACTTTCGTTACCTTGCTTCAGCTGATGGTGCTAAGAGTATTGGTGGCTTCGGTGCTATAGGTAGCCTCTTTCCTCCATTTTGGGATTGGTACATGTTCTGGACGATGACAGCTTTCTTAAGTATCATGCTTGCCTTCATGAATATTCTCCCTATCCCTGCTTTGGATGGTGGTCATGTGGTATTCCTTCTCTATGAGATCATTACTCGTCGTAAGCCATCAGAGAAGTTCATGGTACGTGCAGAGTATGTTGGTATAACCATCCTAATCCTCCTTATGATATTTGCCAACCTCAACGACATTCTTCGTTGGTTGCATCTTATGTAAGAACAAGTTTTCTTTAATGGACTTAATTCTATCGAATAGTCCGTTAATAGTATCTTAATACGAAGTCACGCAATACAAGCTATAGCAAGTATTGCGTGATTTTTGTTTATTCTTGCCGCTTATTCACAAAGTTTTAGCAGTTTTCTCTCCCTTTCCTGCAGTTCTATGTACAGTAGGATACTCGTTTCTATACTACATGTTGTTCATGTGCTAAGGCTCCGCACTAATGGTGCTAAGCATGAACACCAATGGTGCTAAGCCTTAACACAATAATAAAAGATGGTTATAAAACTCTATGACAAGCGTTATTAGATACGATATGCACTAATGATTAACTGGTATAATGAGGTCTTATTCGATACTGCTGTGGCTTAATACGAAATTACGCAACACCTACCACGGTAGATATTGCGTAATTCTTTATTGTCACCATAATGTAGTATAGAAGAAGCCATTTAGCAATAGCCCTTACAAATGTTGTGTTCTCACTCCTTCTCACATTATAGGATGATTGCAGATGAGACTTTCTTAATAAAGTAAGACTAACCCAGCAACTCCTGCATAACATATCATGCGGATAGGATTTATCTTTAACCACATCGTACCGACAAAGGTTGCAGCAAAGAGGAACAAGCTAATACAAAACTGCCAAGGGTTAATACTTGGTGCAGAGAAGTTATCTGCATTGCATAATAATAAGGTGGCAGCTGCTAATAGACCCACTACTACTGGGCGTAGACCTGCAAATACAGACTGTACGATGGGTGTGTTCATATACTTGAGGAACATTTTACTGATAAGAATCATCATTATCAACGAAGGGAGTACAAGGGCTATGGTGGCAGTGAGACTACCCAATACTGCCATACCTGCGCCAAAGCCTGCATTATGTACAGCAGTGTAACCGCAATAAGTAGCAGAGTTTATACCAATAGGTCCAGGCGTCATCTGTGATACAGCAACGATGTTTGTGAATTCAGCAGAGCTAAGCCAATGATGGTTCACAACCGTTTCTGTTTGTATCAGTGATAGCATTCCATATCCTCCACCAAATCCAAAGAGTCCGATAATAAAGAAAGTGTAGAAAAGTTCTAAATATATCATGTTGTTATTTCTGTTATTAGTATGCTATTTCTTTTGCGAAGTATATCCCGTTAGGCTCTCCCCTCCTTTGGAGGGGCTGGGGGAGGTATCTCACTCCGTCGGTTTAATAAACTTCCCATAAAGGAATCCACCTAATCCTGCTGCAATAATGACGTAAACAGGATTAACACCTAACAGCCAAATGGCTATCGCGGTGACAATAGGAATCCAACAGTTTGCCAATGAAAGTTTTGCACTCTTAGCCAAGGTAAAGGTTGGTGCTGCAATCAAAGCCACGACAGCAGGGCGTATTCCGCGGAAAATTGCTGCCACCCAAGGAATGTCCATAAACTGATGGAAGAAGAGAGCGATGCAGAGAATGATAAGGAAAGAGGGGAGAATTGCTCCCAAGCAGGTGCAAATGGCTCCTGGGGTCTTCCGCATCTTATAGCCTACAAAGACACTGATATTAGCTGCAAAGACACCCGGACAGCTTTGTGCAACAGCTATCAGGTCAACAAACTGGTCTTCTGGAATCCACTTTTTCTTTACTACGACTTCGTTTTGAATAATCGAAATCATAGCATAACCACCGCCAAGTGTAAAGGCTCCGATCTTAAAGAAGGTTTTGAAGGCTTCCCAATAGAATCCTTTGGGTGATGGACGTTGGGTGTTTGGTGTTGATGAAATGTTATCTTTGTCCACTGTGTCTTGTTTTTATAGTGAAATCAATATTAGAGAGGTACAGACGCCCCCATCTGTTCACATATACCTATTCGGTAATATAACTCAGATGAGGGCGTTTCCCTGCGTTGTCTATATATATTAAAGGTGTACTAATCTATTACACCTTCAATAGGGGAGGGGGCAAACTTTACAACTTGCTTTCAACCCACTTACGAGCATTTACAAATGCCTCAATCCATGGTGTAACCTCTTCCTGACGACGCTCACGTGGATAGTAAGCCTGCTGCCATGGGAAGATAGCACGTTCCAAGTGTGGCATCATTGCAAGGTGACGACCGTCTGCAGAGCAGATACCTGCTACATTGTAGTCAGAGCCGTTAGGGTTACCAGGATATTCAGCGTAATTGTATTTAGCAATGATATTGTACTTGTCTTCAGCCTCTGGCAGATAGAAACGACCCTCGCCGTGTGCTACCCAGATACCGAGTTTGTTACCGCTCAGTGAACCGAACATTACACTATCGTTCTGTGGAATGGTCAAGTTCAAGAATGAACTCTCAAACTTCTTACTTGTATTGTGGCAGAGGTGAGCACGATGCTTGTGTTCTGGGTTGATAAGGTTCAACTCAACCATCAACTGACAACCGTTACAGATACCCAATGAAAGTGTATCTTCGCGTGCATAGAAGCGGTCGAGTGCCTGCTTAGCCTTTGGATTATAGAGGAAAGCACCAGCCCATCCCTTTGCAGAACCGAGTACGTCAGAGTTAGAGAAACCACCGCAGAAGACGATCATATTTACTTCTTCCAAAGTCTCACGACCAGTGATGAGGTCGGTCATCATGACGTCTTTCACCTCAAAGCCTGCCAAATAGAGTGCATAAGCCATCTCACGCTCACCATTGGTGCCCTTCTCACGAATGATAGCTGCCTTTGGTGTTTGGTGATGGGTGTTAGGTGTTGAAGTCTTCCAACGGTCTGCATTGAGTCCATACTGCTGAAGTGTACCGGTGAAGTCAGCATTAAACTTCATCTCGATTGGCTGCTTCTTATAGTTCTGAGCACGCTTCTTCGCCATGCCGTTCATACTTTGTTTGCGGTCGAGCAAGTACGAAGTCTTATACCATGTCTCACGCATAGCATCAATATCGAACTCTGCCTTCCAATCGCCATCAGCAATGCTGAGCGTACGTTTGTCAGGACTTGGTGTACCGATACGAGCAAAGCCGATACAGTTCTCAGTCAAGAATTCTTTGACTTCTTCCTTATGTTCATCAGCAACCTGAATAACTACACCCGGATTCTCAGCAAAAAGCTTCTTGATTACATCGTCACCCTTGATGTCGTGGAGGTTGATATGCAAACCACCTTCAGCATTAGCAAAGGTCATTTCAAGCAATGTTGTAATCAAACCACCTGCTGAAATGTCGTGTCCAGCAAGTATCCATCCACGGCGAATCATCTCCTGTACAGCATCGAAACAGTCGCAGAAGTACTGTGGTTCTTT harbors:
- the murA gene encoding UDP-N-acetylglucosamine 1-carboxyvinyltransferase; the protein is MESFIIEGGHRLSGTIAPQGAKNEALEVICATLLTSEEVIIRNVPDILDVNNLIKLLQDIGVKVKKLAPNEFSFQADEVNLDYLESSDFVKKCSSLRGSVLMIGPLLGRFGKATIAKPGGDKIGRRRLDTHFLGFKNLGAHFGRVEDRDVYEIQADKLVGTYMLLDEASITGTANIIMAAVLAEGTTTIYNAACEPYIQQLCKMLNAMGAKISGIASNLITIEGVKELHSADHRILPDMIEVGSFIGIAAMIGDGVRIKDVSVPNLGLILDTFHRLGVQIIVDNDDLIIPRQDHYVIDSFIDGTIMTISDAPWPGLTPDLISVLLVVATQAQGSVLFHQKMFESRLFFVDKLIDMGAQIILCDPHRAVVVGHDNAKKLRAGRMSSPDIRAGIALLIAALTAQGTSRIDNIVQIDRGYENIEGRLNALGAKIQRAEVC
- a CDS encoding chromate transporter; translated protein: MIYLELFYTFFIIGLFGFGGGYGMLSLIQTETVVNHHWLSSAEFTNIVAVSQMTPGPIGINSATYCGYTAVHNAGFGAGMAVLGSLTATIALVLPSLIMMILISKMFLKYMNTPIVQSVFAGLRPVVVGLLAAATLLLCNADNFSAPSINPWQFCISLFLFAATFVGTMWLKINPIRMICYAGVAGLVLLY
- the rimM gene encoding ribosome maturation factor RimM (Essential for efficient processing of 16S rRNA), which translates into the protein MIKKEDVYKIGRIGKPHGVHGELQLQFSDDIFDVVDADYLILDIDGILVPFFMEEYRFRSDEIALMKFCDIDSDAQARELTGCIVYFPRKLAEEGTDDVSWAQIVGYSLIDEATNNVIGKIVAVDETTVNTLFEVNTPEGEEILIPATDELIVATDTEAQTITMRIPAGLLDL
- a CDS encoding chromate transporter; amino-acid sequence: MDKDNISSTPNTQRPSPKGFYWEAFKTFFKIGAFTLGGGYAMISIIQNEVVVKKKWIPEDQFVDLIAVAQSCPGVFAANISVFVGYKMRKTPGAICTCLGAILPSFLIILCIALFFHQFMDIPWVAAIFRGIRPAVVALIAAPTFTLAKSAKLSLANCWIPIVTAIAIWLLGVNPVYVIIAAGLGGFLYGKFIKPTE
- a CDS encoding DUF4290 domain-containing protein, whose protein sequence is MNIEGLDYNTQRERLILPQYGREIQNMVDYAVGLPTKEERQRCAETIVSIMDRMNAQNRGNFDHMEKLWDHLALMSNFKLDIDYPCDMSEALKIATKPESMTYPMSNIPVRHYGKLLFEAFEELKTMEPGDRRDAFVRSVANQMKRSLMQWGHGSSDDEKIASDLARYTDGKIQLDLDTFKFEKINTREFAQPRNKKKK
- a CDS encoding 1-deoxy-D-xylulose-5-phosphate reductoisomerase, coding for MKQQICILGSTGSIGTQALDVISQHPDLYEAYALTANHRWKELAEQARRFNPAAVVIADETYYEPLKQELADMPDVKVYAGSKALEDIVESPSIDMVLTAMVGYSGLAPTIHAIKAKKKICLANKETLVVAGELILQLAQQYHVPILPVDSEHSAIFQSLVGEDANEIEKILLTCSGGPFRTFTHEQLKHVTAADALKHPTWDMGAKITIDSASLMNKGFEVIEAKWLFGVPADKIQVLVHPQSIVHSAVQFCDGGVKAQLGVPDMRLPIQYAFSFPQRLPLRGDRLDFFRQPLEFFEPDVEKFKCLAMAYEAINKGGNMPCIVNAANEIVNEGFRKDACSFLAMGDIIEKTMQAVAFDSNPDYDVYVQTDAEARRVALEIMNNK
- the rseP gene encoding RIP metalloprotease RseP, whose protein sequence is METFLIRLLQFVLAISLLVLLHEGGHMFFAKLFGVRVEKFFVFFDVGIGKWKGKLFSWKPKKDDTEYGMGWLPLGGYCKISGMIDESFDTDQMKQEPQPWEFRSKPAWQRLLIMVGGVLVNFVLALFIYSMVMFVWGDSYFKVADMSMGMRFNAEAKALGFKDHDVMLGTDQGAFREYANVNGDFFRQIAQAKRVDVLRHGKKHSISLPGDLDMLSMIKTRPLFAEPFIPAQVDSVLGDTPAAKAGIKAGDLIKSINGKPVETWSDMNYQTGILSDVLAVKNTHKDSLAVRSVVLTIQHKGDTKLDTLKIMMTPDLKLGVMQATLATYYKPVQENYTFFESFPAGIKHGWNVLRGYVGNFRYLASADGAKSIGGFGAIGSLFPPFWDWYMFWTMTAFLSIMLAFMNILPIPALDGGHVVFLLYEIITRRKPSEKFMVRAEYVGITILILLMIFANLNDILRWLHLM